In Vicia villosa cultivar HV-30 ecotype Madison, WI unplaced genomic scaffold, Vvil1.0 ctg.003754F_1_1, whole genome shotgun sequence, one genomic interval encodes:
- the LOC131641441 gene encoding transcription termination factor MTEF1, chloroplastic-like: MFPAVRTIALHSSSLCTVSSDKPSSPSPPSSISKPNTTLLIPKPKSLLQNHPLYTPTQEKLSLQFKEKILCLEVMGIDSGKALSQNPTLHTASLESIHSIISFLVSKGILHKDLPRIFGMCPTILTSSIKTDLNPVFDFLVHELKVPDHSFRKVVKKCPRLLTSSVVNQLKPALFYLRRLGLRDLEALAYQDCVLLVSNVERTLIPKLKHLESMGFSKEEVRFMVLRCPALLTFSIENNFQPKFEYFSVEMGGKLEELKEFPQYFSFSLENRIKVRYMEVVDSGVNLPLSLMLKSTDDEFRELIKKGSGGR; the protein is encoded by the coding sequence ATGTTCCCAGCTGTTAGAACCATAGCTCTACACTCATCTTCACTATGCACTGTCTCTTCAGACAAACCATCATCACCATCACCACCTTCATCAATTTCCAAACCAAACACAACCCTTTTAATTCCCAAACCCAAAAGCCTCCTCCAAAACCACCCTCTTTACACACCAACTCAAGAAAAACTCTCCCTTCAATTCAaagaaaaaatcctatgtcttgAAGTAATGGGCATTGATTCAGGTAAAGCACTTTCTCAAAACCCTACTCTTCACACAGCCTCCTTAGAATCCATTCACTCCATTATCTCCTTCCTTGTCTCCAAAGGCATCCTACATAAAGACCTTCCAAGAATCTTTGGCATGTGTCCAACGATTCTCACTTCAAGCATCAAAACTGATCTCAACCCAGTTTTTGATTTTCTTGTGCATGAACTCAAAGTGCCTGATCATAGCTTTAGAAAAGTTGTGAAAAAGTGTCCAAGGCTGCTTACTTCAAGTGTGGTGAATCAGCTTAAACCAGCTTTGTTTTATTTGAGGAGATTAGGGTTAAGGGATTTAGAGGCTTTGGCTTATCAAGATTGTGTGCTTTTGGTTTCCAATGTTGAGAGGACACTTATACCTAAGCTTAAGCATTTGGAGAGTATGGGATTTAGTAAAGAAGAGGTTAGGTTTATGGTTTTGAGGTGTCCTGCATTGTTGACTTTTAGTATTGAGAATAATTTTCAGCCAAAGTTTGAGTATTTTTCTGTGGAAATGGGAGGGAAATTGGAGGAGTTGAAAGAGTTTCCTCAGTATTTCTCTTTTAGTTTGGAGAATAGGATTAAAGTTAGAtacatggaggttgttgataGTGGAGTCAATTTGCCTTTGTCATTGATGCTTAAAAGTACTGATGATGAGTTTAGGGAGTTGATAAAGAAAGGGAGTGGAGGTAGATGA